One Cucurbita pepo subsp. pepo cultivar mu-cu-16 chromosome LG11, ASM280686v2, whole genome shotgun sequence DNA window includes the following coding sequences:
- the LOC111805162 gene encoding methyl-CpG-binding domain-containing protein 11-like has product MAASVEKDTVNEEVVSVELPAPPGWKKKFFPKQGNSPKKYEVIFITPTGEEFSNKRKLDQYLKSHPGGPASAEFDWGTGETPRRSARISEKAKVISPMESEHPKRKRTSVSKKGLKEIETEPAEVLEEKKEVDNQDAGKDESIADAEVKDDDKNETKDEAAEADPPKPDDQLNADNDADIKDADKKENQDEKETKDEAAEAEPPKPDDQLNADNDAEKQEHKITSESEQEKLERNLNEKEPESSKLNLNENLEGAKHDEQIEQPQVEEKNDSNLGETVKPDTLLSDRQEKEQENQKPYEQDIELEGEIKDKAAATEEKNEKHTETNKSIEATENGSHRNDAGEVKP; this is encoded by the coding sequence TTCTTCCCTAAGCAAGGTAATTCCCCTAAGAAATATGAGGTCATCTTCATAACTCCGACAGGCGAGGAGTTCAGCAACAAAAGAAAGTTGGATCAGTACCTGAAGTCACACCCTGGTGGCCCAGCATCAGCTGAATTTGATTGGGGCACGGGTGAGACGCCGAGGAGGTCAGCAAGGATAAGTGAAAAGGCTAAAGTGATTTCACCAATGGAGAGTGAGCacccaaagagaaaaagaacttCGGTGTCCAAGAAAGGTCTTAAAGAAATAGAAACTGAACCAGCAGAAGTTctggaggagaagaaagaagtcGACAACCAAGATGCTGGAAAAGATGAGAGCATAGCTGATGCTGAGGTAAAGGATGATGATAAGAATGAAACGAAAGATGAAGCTGCCGAAGCAGATCCACCAAAGCCCGACGACCAGTTGAATGCAGATAATGATGCTGATATAAAGGATGCTGATAAGAAGGAAAATCAAGAcgagaaggaaacgaaagaTGAAGCTGCCGAAGCAGAGCCACCGAAACCTGATGACCAGTTGAATGCAGATAATGATGctgaaaaacaagaacataagATAACTAGTGAATCCGAAcaagaaaaattggaaagaaacCTCAATGAGAAGGAACCCGAAAGCTCGAAACTAAACCTCAATGAGAATCTGGAAGGAGCAAAGCATGACGAACAGATCGAGCAACCACAAGTTGAGGAGAAGAATGATAGTAATTTGGGTGAAACTGTCAAACCTGACACCCTTCTATCTGATAGACAAGAAAAGGAACAAGAGAATCAAAAACCTTATGAACAGGATATTGAACTAGAAGGAGAAATCAAGGACAAAGCAGCTGCAACTGaagagaagaatgagaaacatacTGAGACAAACAAGAGCATAGAAGCCACTGAAAATGGCAGCCACAGGAATGATGCTGGTGAGGTAAAGCCTTGA
- the LOC111805152 gene encoding uncharacterized protein LOC111805152, with product MPRPGPRPYECVRRAWHSDRHQPMRGSIIQQIFRVVNENHTPATKKNKEWQEKLPIVVLKAEEIMYSKANSEAEYMNLETLWDRLNDAVNTIIRRDETTESGDRLPPCVEAALNLGCVPVRASRSQRHSNPRTYLTPRGQEPTLDKATDERCLPTSSLPPANQLNFARAKTMNPKQHNNPTIPSNPAFLLENVPVVHNSYSMTETNTPLNLGSVYPLYYGFRCPTEEPNLGSQISADANQQTIFLGRPIVSSTEPPAEHCLRSCKTGNAMSRFPPEVITAREEKLPDTECDLSLRLGLPSQPCVSTRKAWALETGDIAPSSSHETHKFHDQTTYANKEFTFFPSRTAFDSLGSCSNMWSSDGGGRNPESSTKKRKDPFSSNEEDEPFCLPPEVPSYWFNSQTKGSGL from the exons ATGCCGCGGCCAGGCCCGAGACCGTACGAGTGCGTGCGGAGAGCTTGGCACAGCGATAGGCACCAACCCATGAGAGGTTCCATTATTCAGCAAATTTTCAG GGTTGTCAATGAGAATCATACTCCTGCTACTAAGAAGAACAAGGAATGGCAGGAGAAATTGCCGATTGTTGTTTTGAAAGCTGAAGAAATCATGTATTCTAAAGCTAATTCCGAG GCTGAGTATATGAATCTTGAAACGCTTTGGGATCGTTTAAATGATGCTGTTAACACCATAATTCGTAGAGATGAAACCACTGAAAGTGGTGACCGTTTGCCTCCATGTGTTGAAG CTGCACTTAACCTCGGTTGCGTCCCGGTACGAGCATCTAGAAGCCAACGGCATAGTAACCCAAGGACTTATCTTACTCCAAGGGGACAAGAACCCACATTGGATAAAGCTACCGACGAAAGATGCCTACCGACATCGTCGTTACCCCCTGCCAACCAGTTGAACTTTGCAAGAGCCAAGACTATGAACCCCAAACAACATAACAACCCCACCATTCCAAGTAACCCTGCCTTCTTGCTTGAGAATGTCCCAGTTGTTCATAACAGTTATTCAATGACTGAGACCAATACCCCACTTAACTTGGGATCTGTTTATCCATTGTATTATGGATTTCGTTGTCCAACTGAAGAGCCCAACTTAGGCTCCCAGATTTCTGCAGATGCCAACCAACAGACTATATTTTTGGGTAGACCGATCGTATCAAGTACCGAGCCACCTGCTGAGCACTGCCTTCGTTCGTGCAAAACGGGCAATGCTATGAGCAGATTTCCACCAGAAGTTATCACAGCCAGAGAAGAAAAGCTACCAGACACAGAATGTGATTTATCTTTGAGGTTGGGTTTACCTTCCCAGCCATGTGTGAGCACTAGGAAAGCTTGGGCTCTTGAAACTGGGGACATTGCTCCAAGCAGTTCCCACGAGACGCACAAATTTCACGATCAAACCACTTACGCGAATAAAGAGTTCACTTTTTTCCCAAGCAGAACTGCATTTGACTCCTTGGGTTCCTGTTCAAACATGTGGAGTTCAGATGGCGGGGGTCGGAATCCAGAATCTTCCACAAAAAAACGCAAAGATCCCTTTAGTAGCAATGAGGAGGACGAACCATTTTGTTTGCCACCTGAGGTTCCATCTTACTGGTTTAACAGTCAAACTAAAGGGTCAGGTTTGTAG
- the LOC111804840 gene encoding early nodulin-20-like produces MARALVLLVLAIVASCALVQTTTAETTHVVGDSLGWVVPLGGPIVYATWAVSHTFLVGDILLFNFTTGQEDVARVTKEAFLTCNTTDPISLRATGPANFTLDSLEEYYFIGTLDKHCILGQRLAINVTAYPGPAPAPAPPPAPRGPRDYTVGDKLGWLIPPGGPLDLYYESWAYNKTFFVGDTLVFNFFNGSDDVAVVTKQVFDSCNITSTLAVFNSTPANIALNVTGDHYYTSTYAKHCILGQKLAINVTGHATSGSAPSPSSTAHPPSIAVPPSSPPGRALAPSPNTSAPSPPAIAHPPSIAVSPSSPPGRAPAPSPNTSAAPITATGRPYFGAFVIYVMASAVYF; encoded by the exons ATGGCTAGAGCACTGGTCCTGCTTGTGCTAGCCATAGTGGCATCCTGTGCCTTGGTACAGACCACAACCGCAGAGACCACCCATGTGGTCGGAGACAGCTTGGGCTGGGTGGTTCCCCTTGGAGGCCCCATTGTCTATGCCACTTGGGCTGTCTCCCACACCTTCTTAGTTGGTGATATCTTAT TGTTCAATTTCACAACTGGACAAGAAGATGTAGCTAGAGTGACAAAGGAAGCATTTCTAACCTGCAATACAACCGATCCAATCAGCCTCAGAGCCACTGGTCCAGCCAATTTTACGTTGGATTCACTGGAGGAGTACTATTTCATTGGCACTTTGGACAAGCACTGCATCTTGGGACAGAGATTGGCCATCAATGTCACTGCATATCCCGGCCCGGCTCCTGCCCCAGCTCCGCCTCCAGCTCCGAGAGGGCCGAGGGATTACACCGTCGGCGACAAACTCGGTTGGCTCATCCCTCCAGGGGGTCCTCTCGATCTCTACTATGAATCATGGGCTTATAACAAAACTTTCTTTGTTGGTGACACCTTAG TTTTCAACTTCTTCAATGGATCCGACGACGTTGCTGTGGTGACAAAACAAGTGTTCGATTCCTGCAACATCACTTCAACCCTCGCAGTTTTCAACTCAACTCCGGCGAACATCGCCCTGAATGTCACCGGCGACCATTACTACACCTCCACCTACGCCAAACACTGCATATTAGGACAAAAATTAGCAATCAACGTAACTGGACACGCCACTTCCGGCTCCGCCCCTTCTCCTTCGTCCACTGCACACCCACCCTCCATTGCAGTCCCTCCTTCTTCCCCGCCCGGCAGAGCTCTGGCTCCTTCTCCGAACACCTCCGCCCCTTCTCCACCGGCCATTGCCCATCCACCCTCCATTGCGGTCTCTCCTTCTTCCCCGCCCGGCAGAGCTCCGGCTCCTTCTCCGAACACCTCCGCCGCACCGATAACTGCTACCGGGCGCCCCTATTTTGGTGCTTTCGTGATCTACGTCATGGCCTCGGCAGTCTATTTCTGA
- the LOC111805161 gene encoding thylakoid lumenal 16.5 kDa protein, chloroplastic isoform X1, giving the protein MATSFLSTANTFHSSTPSSSSSSSSSPPLLRSRFSCLNCRNNARRLVICKGNNDPPSQIPTLTKRSLSICFISGFIFPLVGQGFSDANAAILEADDDEELLEKVKKDRKKRLERQGVISSANKEKGYLQEVVYKLSKVGQAIDNNDFSTASSVLGGSNDADWVRNANLAFNKLSSSPEEKSEVDAFNSSLASLISSVTQNDVQSSKTAFVASASALEKWTALAGLVGQLKGL; this is encoded by the exons ATGGCAACATCCTTCCTATCAACAGCGAACACGTTCCATTCTTCCacaccttcttcttcttcttcctcctcttcttcaccTCCATTGTTGAGATCAAGATTTTCTTGCCTTAATTGCCGTAATAACGCTAGAAGACTGGTAATCTGCAAGGGAAATAACGACCCACCATCGCAAATCCCAACTTTAACCAAGAGAAGCCTCTCAATCTGCTTCATTTCCGGTTTCATTTTCCCTCTGGTGGGTCAAGGATTCTCCGATGCAAATGCTGCGATTCTTGAAGCCGATGATGATGAAGAGCTTCTGGAAAAGGTGAAGAAGGATAGAAAGAAGAGGCTGGAAAGACAAGGGGTTATCAGCTCCgccaataaagaaaaag GATACCTCCAGGAAGTTGTGTACAAGCTGAGCAAAGTTGGTCAAGCCATTGATAACAATGACTTCTCAACAGCAAGTTCAGTTCTTGGGGGTAGTAATGATGCAGATTGGGTTCGGAATGCCAACTTAGCCTTCAACAAG CTGAGCTCAAGTCCTGAAGAGAAATCTGAAGTGGACGCATTCAACTCCTCTCTAGCTTCATTAATCTCATCAG TGACTCAGAATGATGTCCAATCCTCTAAAACTGCCTTTGTAGCGTCGGCCAGTGCACTTGAGAAATGGACCGCCTTGGCTGGGCTTGTTGGACAGCTGAAGGGGCTTTGA
- the LOC111805153 gene encoding glucan endo-1,3-beta-glucosidase 11-like isoform X1, whose translation MARKCFWLCVQSLPGFWIVFSAIASSTVQAFTGTYGINYGRIADNIPSPDEVVSLLKAAKIKNVRIYDADHNVLKAFSGTGLELEVGLPNGFLKETSASEEHAMNWVKENVQAFLPETHICGIAIGNEVLGGGDLELWGALLGAAKNIYKAVKSLNLDGVVQITTAHSQAVFSNSFPPSSCIFRENVVQYMRPLLEFLTEIGSPFCLNAYPFLAYMSDPENIDINYALFESTKGIIDPKTGLHYDNMLDAQIDAAYAALADAGYRKMEVIVTETGWASRGDENEAAATVSNAKIFNYNLRKRLAKKKGTPYRPRNVLKAYVFATFNENLKPGPTSERNFGLFKADGSISYDVGFHGLKSSSSDSSYLSLKSFRARGLLANHIFSLTFSAVTLHLLLR comes from the exons ATGGCCAGAAAATGCTTCTGGCTCTGTGTTCAATCGCTTCCTGGTTTCTGGATCGTCTTCTCTGCCATTG CCTCCTCGACAGTACAAGCATTTACTGGAACTTATGGAATAAATTATGGAAGGATTGCTGATAACATTCCTTCACCTGATGAAGTTGTTTCACTTCTCAAAGCAGCAAAAATAAAGAACGTTAGGATTTATGATGCTGATCACAATGTCCTGAAGGCGTTTAGTGGGACAGGGCTTGAATTAGAGGTTGGTCTCCCAAATGGGTTCTTGAAAGAAACGAGTGCGAGTGAGGAACACGCAATGAACTGGGTCAAAGAAAATGTACAGGCATTCCTTCCTGAGACTCACATTTGTGGGATTGCCATTGGTAATGAAGTTCTAGGAGGAGGTGACCTTGAGCTGTGGGGAGCACTCTTGGGTGCTGCAAAGAATATCTATAAGGCAGTAAAGAGCCTTAACTTAGATGGTGTTGTTCAGATCACAACCGCGCATTCTCAGGCTGTTTTTTCGAACTCGTTTCCGCCTTCTTCATGTATATTTAGAGAAAATGTAGTTCAGTACATGAGGCCTTTGCTGGAGTTTCTTACAGAGATTGGCTCACCTTTCTGTTTAAACGCTTACCCCTTCCTAGCCTATATGAGTGACCCTGAGAATATTGATATCAACTATGCACTTTTTGAATCAACTAAGGGTATTATTGATCCCAAAACTGGTCTACATTATGACAACATGCTTGATGCTCAGATCGACGCTGCATATGCAGCGTTAGCAGACGCTGGATATCGGAAAATGGAAGTCATAGTTACCGAGACTGGTTGGGCTTCCCGTGGGGACGAAAATGAGGCTGCAGCAACGGTGAGTAATGCTAAGATATTTAATTACAACCTACGGAAGAGGCTTGCTAAGAAGAAAGGAACTCCCTACAGGCCAAGGAATGTATTGAAGGCCTACGTTTTTGCAACGTTTAACGAAAATTTGAAACCGGGGCCGACTTCTGAGAGGAATTTTGGACTCTTCAAAGCTGATGGGAGCATATCATATGATGTTGGATTTCATGGACttaaatcttcttcttcagacTCATCTTATTTATCTCTCAAG AGTTTCCGAGCTCGAGGACTTTTGGCTAACCACATTTTCTCATTAACATTCTCGGCCGTGACACTACATCTATTGTTGAGATGA
- the LOC111805161 gene encoding thylakoid lumenal 16.5 kDa protein, chloroplastic isoform X2 — protein MATSFLSTANTFHSSTPSSSSSSSSSPPLLRSRFSCLNCRNNARRLVICKGNNDPPSQIPTLTKRSLSICFISGFIFPLVGQGFSDANAAILEADDDEELLEKVKKDRKKRLERQGVISSANKEKGYLQEVVYKLSKVGQAIDNNDFSTASSVLGGSNDADWVRNANLAFNKLSSSPEEKSEVDAFNSSLASLISSVTQNDVQSSKTAFVASASALEKWTALAGLVGQLKGL, from the exons ATGGCAACATCCTTCCTATCAACAGCGAACACGTTCCATTCTTCCacaccttcttcttcttcttcctcctcttcttcaccTCCATTGTTGAGATCAAGATTTTCTTGCCTTAATTGCCGTAATAACGCTAGAAGACTGGTAATCTGCAAGGGAAATAACGACCCACCATCGCAAATCCCAACTTTAACCAAGAGAAGCCTCTCAATCTGCTTCATTTCCGGTTTCATTTTCCCTCTGGTGGGTCAAGGATTCTCCGATGCAAATGCTGCGATTCTTGAAGCCGATGATGATGAAGAGCTTCTGGAAAAGGTGAAGAAGGATAGAAAGAAGAGGCTGGAAAGACAAGGGGTTATCAGCTCCgccaataaagaaaaag GATACCTCCAGGAAGTTGTGTACAAGCTGAGCAAAGTTGGTCAAGCCATTGATAACAATGACTTCTCAACAGCAAGTTCAGTTCTTGGGGGTAGTAATGATGCAGATTGGGTTCGGAATGCCAACTTAGCCTTCAACAAG CTGAGCTCAAGTCCTGAAGAGAAATCTGAAGTGGACGCATTCAACTCCTCTCTAGCTTCATTAATCTCATCAG TGACTCAGAATGATGTCCAATCCTCTAAAACTGCCTTTGTAGCGTCGGCCAGTGCACTTGAGAAATGGACCGCCTTGGCTGGGCTTGTTGGACAGCTGAAG GGGCTTTGA
- the LOC111805154 gene encoding uncharacterized protein LOC111805154, whose product MLLPMVNIAAYKAFARRGRSRAWCRCCWRCQAIRPDAHAQLLPERALGSDMACAMKCSCLGIGGGFKGFVTKFVTNSEDLMGSPAYKDLSFRILKPSWPPTTWMVAAMAGTCQSDHAPNKLIVLAICSFVLCSQVMPLF is encoded by the exons ATGCTGCTACCTATGGTGAACATAGCTGCATACAAAGCTTTTGCCAGGAGAGGCAGGAGCAGAGCTTGGTGCCGGTGCTGCTGGCGTTGTCAAGCTATTAGACCCGACGCTCACGCTCAACTTCTCCCTGAACGAGCACTGGGGAGCGACATGGCTTGTGCCATGAAGTGTTCCTGCCTTG GCATTGGAGGAGGGTTTAAAGGCTTTGTTACCAAGTTTGTCACCAACAGTGAAGATCTTATGGGCAGCCCGGCGTATAAGGACTTGTCCTTCAGGATTCTCAAGCCTTCATGGCCTCCAACTACATGGATGGTTGCAGCCATGGCTGGCACATGCCAAAGCGATCACGCACCAAACAAACTCATTGTGCTGGCCATTTGCTCCTTTGTGCTGTGTTCGCAGGTTATGCCTCTTTTCTAG
- the LOC111805153 gene encoding glucan endo-1,3-beta-glucosidase 11-like isoform X2 → MARKCFWLCVQSLPGFWIVFSAIAKIKNVRIYDADHNVLKAFSGTGLELEVGLPNGFLKETSASEEHAMNWVKENVQAFLPETHICGIAIGNEVLGGGDLELWGALLGAAKNIYKAVKSLNLDGVVQITTAHSQAVFSNSFPPSSCIFRENVVQYMRPLLEFLTEIGSPFCLNAYPFLAYMSDPENIDINYALFESTKGIIDPKTGLHYDNMLDAQIDAAYAALADAGYRKMEVIVTETGWASRGDENEAAATVSNAKIFNYNLRKRLAKKKGTPYRPRNVLKAYVFATFNENLKPGPTSERNFGLFKADGSISYDVGFHGLKSSSSDSSYLSLKSFRARGLLANHIFSLTFSAVTLHLLLR, encoded by the exons ATGGCCAGAAAATGCTTCTGGCTCTGTGTTCAATCGCTTCCTGGTTTCTGGATCGTCTTCTCTGCCATTG CAAAAATAAAGAACGTTAGGATTTATGATGCTGATCACAATGTCCTGAAGGCGTTTAGTGGGACAGGGCTTGAATTAGAGGTTGGTCTCCCAAATGGGTTCTTGAAAGAAACGAGTGCGAGTGAGGAACACGCAATGAACTGGGTCAAAGAAAATGTACAGGCATTCCTTCCTGAGACTCACATTTGTGGGATTGCCATTGGTAATGAAGTTCTAGGAGGAGGTGACCTTGAGCTGTGGGGAGCACTCTTGGGTGCTGCAAAGAATATCTATAAGGCAGTAAAGAGCCTTAACTTAGATGGTGTTGTTCAGATCACAACCGCGCATTCTCAGGCTGTTTTTTCGAACTCGTTTCCGCCTTCTTCATGTATATTTAGAGAAAATGTAGTTCAGTACATGAGGCCTTTGCTGGAGTTTCTTACAGAGATTGGCTCACCTTTCTGTTTAAACGCTTACCCCTTCCTAGCCTATATGAGTGACCCTGAGAATATTGATATCAACTATGCACTTTTTGAATCAACTAAGGGTATTATTGATCCCAAAACTGGTCTACATTATGACAACATGCTTGATGCTCAGATCGACGCTGCATATGCAGCGTTAGCAGACGCTGGATATCGGAAAATGGAAGTCATAGTTACCGAGACTGGTTGGGCTTCCCGTGGGGACGAAAATGAGGCTGCAGCAACGGTGAGTAATGCTAAGATATTTAATTACAACCTACGGAAGAGGCTTGCTAAGAAGAAAGGAACTCCCTACAGGCCAAGGAATGTATTGAAGGCCTACGTTTTTGCAACGTTTAACGAAAATTTGAAACCGGGGCCGACTTCTGAGAGGAATTTTGGACTCTTCAAAGCTGATGGGAGCATATCATATGATGTTGGATTTCATGGACttaaatcttcttcttcagacTCATCTTATTTATCTCTCAAG AGTTTCCGAGCTCGAGGACTTTTGGCTAACCACATTTTCTCATTAACATTCTCGGCCGTGACACTACATCTATTGTTGAGATGA
- the LOC111804839 gene encoding stellacyanin-like, whose amino-acid sequence MAVGFNPTAILLLLLMAAASWQCSSAATYTVGDALGWTVPPISTVYSEWASDKTFVVGDILVFNFVNERHDVTEVTKGSHSSCNGSNPISVETKSPARITLASAGDHHFMCSFLSHCNDGQKLSITVRATSSSAPSPSPSLTAGLTAPPPSIATPPSDNIPSNLSPTTVPPPPNTATSLRASTFSASILAVVVALLFLSF is encoded by the exons ATGGCCGTAGGATTTAATCCGACGGCgattctcctcctcctcctcatgGCCGCCGCGTCGTGGCAGTGCTCTTCCGCCGCCACTTATACTGTCGGTGACGCATTGGGTTGGACTGTCCCGCCTATTTCTACTGTCTACTCCGAGTGGGCTTCCGATAAAACGTTTGTTGTCGGAGACATTCTtg TTTTCAACTTTGTGAATGAACGACATGACGTAACGGAAGTGACAAAAGGTTCTCATAGTTCTTGCAATGGTAGCAATCCGATCTCCGTGGAGACCAAGAGTCCAGCAAGGATCACACTCGCTTCTGCCGGTGACCACCACTTCATGTGCTCGTTCCTTAGCCATTGCAACGATGGTCAAAAGTTGTCCATCACCGTCAGAGCAACCTCTTCTTCTGCTCCGTcaccctctccctctctcacCGCCGGCCTCACCGCACCTCCGCCCTCAATCGCGACGCCTCCATCTGACAACATCCCTTCAAATCTATCTCCGACTACCGTCCCACCGCCTCCCAACACCGCTACATCGCTCCGAGCCTCCACCTTCTCCGCCTCTATTCTCGCCGTCGTCGTCGCTCTACTNtttctttctttttga